One region of Labrus bergylta chromosome 23, fLabBer1.1, whole genome shotgun sequence genomic DNA includes:
- the LOC109978925 gene encoding uncharacterized protein has product MSAAERGGHETRSVCSGSSKHSGKSATSLAAVRARAKAEAARTRASYAQREIEMKVKRAQLKVEETRLEATLEAIQQEKEAEAAFAEATIFEAAVEMPEIEELSQIHHTDKGLSYRSAERTEKYVEHQHAFINANQLLAPQYSPHSNAEVDLARPEEANHKQHRDFPSHHIPMYNQHVGQHSSLYTPSLIKATSTNRCPQVSFEPKREVEGSTPLAGLVVKSSWPPRDNTEDNDQLRTGAANEPAEPRSNVTDLAKFLARRDLLTAGLTKFNDRPENYWVWKSTFANAIEDLDLKPSEELDLLVKWLGPESAEHVRRVRSVHIRHPAAALSMVWERLEECYGSAEAMETALFNKLEYFPKVSQRDSQRLRELGDLLLEVEAAKEEGYLPALSYLDTARGIHPIVEKLPFSLQEKWMVHGTRYKQQNHITFPPFSVFSSFIREEARMRNDPSFVTANSSIPPHKGERFQGERFPLKSLRTPVVVHRTEVENTQEKVEANGLDNLKKECPIHKKPHPLQRCRVFRAKPLEERKTFLRENGICFRCCSSISHQARDCKAVIQCSECSSEKHIAALHAGPAPWSTKPQLNPSEQHGGEAEEAHSSLITTSTCTEVCGGSTIGKSCSKICLVYVYPKGQPERKTKVYAILDDQSNRSLARSAFFKMFDIVDDTSPYTLRTCAGVSETAGRRARGFIVESADERTSLTLPTLIECDQLPDNRAEIPTPGAARYHSHLKSLATEIPPLDPKANILLLLGRDIIQVHKVHEQRNGPLLAPFAQRLALGWVIVGEVCLDGAHKPSSVNTFRTNILENGRPSLMSPCPNKIRVKEGFSHNHQSQNSFITQEENGAPLTDLMGLVGESVFCSTKDDDKTAPSMEDLAFLRIMDSECHQDESNSWVAPLPFRSPRQRLPNNLEQARNRLTSLTRTLRKHTERKEHYIQFMNKIFKNGHAEVAPPLQPEEECWYLPHFGIYHPQKPGQIRVVFDSSAQHCGMSLNDVLLTGPNMNNSLLGVLLRFRKEQVAVTTDIEQMFHCFVVCQDHRNFLRFLWYRNNDLDGEVVEYRMRVHIFGNSPSPSVATYGLRRAAIEREREYGARARQFVERNFYVDDGLVSLPSEQEAITLLRDTQEMLALSNLRLHKISSNRVDVMKAFPQEDLAKGLKDLDLNTDPPPMQRSLGVSWDVAGDVFTFQVSTEEKPYTKRGVLSTINSLFDPLGFASPVSIQGRFLLRELTTEPCDWDTPLSEDKFQDWKLWRDSLKEIEQIKIPRQYTTISLSQAQSKELCVFCDASITAVAAVAYLRATNAKGKTEVGFVFGKAKLAPRPELTIPRLELCAAVLAVEIAEAVVDELDVKFNAITFYSDSRVVLGYIHNETRRFYVYVHNRVQRIRRTTSPEQWKYVPTNQNPADHGSRAVAAGTLLQTTWLSGPAFLLKGTELETSPPSFDLVEPSSDVDIRPQITCLTTEAATDGLDIKRFERFSSWRSLTRAIARLQHVASSFKKDSNCKGWHIHEGPCPKEDLDKAKTIIVGSLQQIAFTEELECVKKGMDIRKQSPLYNLCPYIDSPGLLRIGGRLSNARLCEDEICPLILPGQNHITTLLIQHYHEQVHHQGRHITEGALRAAGLWIIGGKRRVSSILHHCVTCRRLRGAVETQKMSDLPVDRLSTDPPFSFVGLDVFGPWMVVARRTRGGVASNKRWAVLFTCMSTRAIHIEVIESMDSSSFINALRRFFSIRGPAKQIRSDCGGNFVGACKELQIETVVTNKETQGYLSDSGCKWVFNPPHSSHMGGSWERLIGLTRRILDSMLLKLGPSKLTHEVLTTFMAEVSAIVNARPLVPVSTDPDNPLILTPATLLTQKISALPPPKGDFDGDNLYGKQWRQVQGLANTFWHRWRTEYLPSLQKRRKWQKEIHNLQAGDIVILKDKQVKRNYWPLGIVVKTFPSADGKVRKVEIKTANDGSFKTFLRPVSETVLLLSPETL; this is encoded by the coding sequence ATGTCAGCTGCAGAAAGGGGAGGCCACGAGACCAGATCTGTCTGCTCAGGCTCATCAAAACACTCCGGTAAGTCTGCAACAAGCTTGGCTGCGGTAAGAGCACGGGCCAAAGCTGAAGCAGCACGTACCAGAGCATCCTACGCACAAAGGGAAattgaaatgaaagtaaaaaggGCTCAACTAAAGGTAGAGGAGACACGCCTTGAAGCAACACTGGAAGCAATCCAGCAGGagaaagaggcagaggcagCTTTCGCTGAAGCTACAATATTCGAAGCTGCTGTGGAAATGCCAGAAATAGAGGAGCTGTCTCAAATTCATCACACTGATAAAGGTCTTTCATATCGATCAGCTGAGAGGACTGAAAAGTACGTTGAACACCAGCATGCCTTCATAAACGCTAATCAGCTATTAGCACCCCAATACAGTCCACATTCTAATGCTGAAGTTGACTTGGCTCGCCCAGAAGAGGCTAATCACAAGCAACATCGTGACTTTCCCTCACATCACATACCTATGTATAACCAACATGTGGGGCAGCACTCATCTCTATACACCCCATCTCTTATCAAAGCAACCTCTACTAACAGATGTCCACAAGTTAGTTTCGAGCCTAAAAGGGAAGTTGAAGGGAGCACGCCATTGGCTGGATTAGTGGTTAAAAGCTCATGGCCACCCAGAGACAATACAGAAGATAACGACCAGCTACGCACAGGAGCAGCTAATGAGCCTGCTGAGCCACGTTCCAATGTGACAGATCTAGCTAAGTTTTTAGCTCGCCGTGACCTTCTTACAGCCGGACTCACTAAATTCAATGATAGACCGGAGAATTATTGGGTATGGAAGTCCACATTCGCCAATGCAATAGAAGATCTGGACTTGAAACCAAGTGAAGAACTAGACCTGCTTGTTAAGTGGCTTGGACCGGAGTCTGCTGAACATGTGAGGAGGGTGAGGTCAGTTCACATCAGACACCCTGCTGCAGCCCTTAGTATGGTCTGGGAGAGGTTAGAGGAGTGTTATGGATCTGCGGAGGCAATGGAGACTGCTCTCTTTAACAAGCTTGAATATTTTCCCAAGGTCTCTCAAAGAGACTCACAACGCCTGAGAGAGTTAGGTGACCTGCTCCTTGAAGTGGAAGCAGCCAAAGAGGAGGGTTACTTACCAGCACTGTCCTACCTAGATACAGCACGTGGCATTCACCCTATCGTGGAGAAACTACCATTCAGCCTTCAGGAAAAATGGATGGTACATGGGACAAGgtacaaacaacaaaaccacaTAACCTTCCCACCGTTTTCTGTCTTCTCTAGCTTCATTCGTGAAGAGGCGAGGATGAGGAACGACCCAAGTTTCGTCACCGCAAACTCAAGCATCCCGCCACATAAGGGAGAGAGATTCCAGGGAGAGAGATTCCCTCTGAAATCTTTAAGAACACCTGTAGTTGTACACAGAACAGAAGTGGAGAATACTCAAGAGAAAGTTGAAGCCAACGGATTAGACAACCTTAAGAAGGAATGTCCTATTCATAAGAAGCCCCACCCCCTGCAGAGGTGCAGAGTCTTCAGAGCGAAGCCCCTGGAGGAACGAAAAACCTTCCTTAGAGAAAACGGGATATGTTTTCGTTGCTGTTCCTCAATTTCGCACCAAGCAAGGGACTGCAAAGCAGTTATACAGTGTTCTGAGTGCAGCAGTGAGAAGCACATTGCAGCTCTTCACGCCGGCCCAGCACCCTGGTCAACTAAACCACAGCTTAACCCCTCTGAACAGCATGGCGGGGAGGCAGAGGAAGCTCATTCTTCTCTAATCACTACGTCAACCTGCACAGAGGTCTGTGGAGGCAGCACAATAGGGAAGTCTTGTTCCAAAATCTGCCTAGTTTACGTATACCCAAAGGGTCAGCCAGAGAGGAAAACCAAGGTATATGCCATTCTAGACGACCAAAGCAACAGGTCTTTGGCCAGATCAGCcttttttaagatgtttgacATAGTTGATGACACCTCCCCTTACACACTCAGAACGTGTGCAGGTGTGTCAGAGACTGCAGGCCGGAGAGCAAGGGGTTTCATTGTAGAATCTGCAGATGAAAGGACCAGTCTTACCCTCCCCACACTCATCGAGTGTGACCAGCTACCTGATAATAGGGCTGAAATCCCCACTCCAGGAGCTGCTAGGTACCATTCTCACCTGAAGTCCCTAGCTACTGAGATACCCCCTCTTGACCCCAAGGCCAATATTTTGCTTCTCTTAGGAAGGGATATAATTCAGGTGCACAAGGTTCACGAACAACGAAATGGGCCTCTCTTAGCTCCCTTTGCACAACGGTTAGCTCTCGGTTGGGTGATAGTAGGAGAGGTCTGCCTTGATGGTGCGCACAAACCTTCATCTGTGAACACCTTCAGAACAAACATTCTTGAGAATGGACGCCCAAGCCTGATGAGTCCTTGCCCAAACAAAATCAGAGTCAAGGAGGGCTTCAGTCACAACCACCAGTCTCAGAATTCCTTTATCACCCAGGAAGAAAATGGGGCCCCTCTGACAGACTTAATGGGTCTTGTGGGAGAGTCTGTATTCTGCTCCACAAAGGATGATGACAAGACTGCGCCTTCTATGGAGGATCTTGCCTTTCTGAGAATTATGGATAGTGAATGCCATCAGGATGAATCCAATAGCTGGGTCGCTCCACTTCCTTTTCGGAGTCCACGACAACGCCTTCCTAACAATCTCGAACAGGCAAGGAATCGCCTCACTTCACTGACCCGCACATTGAGGAAACATACAGAGAGGAAGGAACATTACATTCAATTCATGAATAAGATCTTTAAGAATGGACATGCAGAAGTTGCTCCACCCTTACAACCAGAAGAAGAGTGCTGGTACCTACCTCACTTTGGAATATACCATCCACAGAAACCTGGTCAAATAAGGGTGGTATTTGACTCCAGTGCCCAACATTGTGGCATGTCCCTTAATGATGTCCTCCTCACTGGCCCTAACATGAACAACAGTCTGCTTGGGGTATTACTGCGATTCAGGAAGGAGCAGGTCGCCGTCACGACTGACATAGAGCAGATGTTTCATTGCTTTGTGGTTTGTCAGGATCATCGCAACTTTCTTCGCTTCCTCTGGTACCGCAACAACGACCTGGATGGTGAAGTAGTGGAGTACAGAATGCGGGTTCACATCTTCGGTAACAGCCCATCTCCATCAGTTGCCACGTACGGGCTCAGAAGAGCTgccatagagagagagagagaatacgGAGCACGGGCAAGACAGTTCGTCGAACGGAACTTTTATGTGGATGACGGACTGGTGTCCCTTCCCAGTGAGCAAGAAGCCATCACCCTTCTTCGAGACACTCAAGAAATGTTGGCTCTCTCCAATCTTCGTCTTCATAAAATATCTTCCAACAGGGTAGATGTGATGAAGGCTTTTCCTCAAGAAGATCTGGCGAAGGGGCTGAAAGACCTTGATCTCAATACAGACCCACCTCCTATGCAAAGAAGTCTCGGAGTTAGCTGGGATGTTGCAGGAGATGTGTTTACCTTTCAAGTGTCGACGGAAGAGAAGCCCTACACAAAACGTGGGGTTCTGTCGACCATCAACAGTTTGTTCGATCCGCTGGGATTTGCTTCTCCTGTCAGTATTCAGGGAAGGTTTCTACTGAGGGAGCTGACTACAGAACCATGTGACTGGGACACCCCTCTTTCAGAAGATAAATTTCAAGACTGGAAACTGTGGAGGGACTCTCTGAAGGAGATCGAACAGATAAAAATCCCTCGGCAGTACACCACCATATCCCTAAGCCAAGCTCAAAGCAAAGAGCTATGTGTTTTCTGTGATGCCTCCATAACTGCAGTCGCTGCCGTAGCCTACTTGCGAGCAACCAATGCAAAGGGGAAGACAGAGGTTGGCTTTGTGTTTGGCAAGGCCAAACTGGCTCCACGTCCTGAGTTAACCATCCCAAGGCTTGAgctgtgtgctgctgttttaGCAGTAGAAATAGCAGAAGCAGTGGTGGATGAGCTGGACGTCAAATTCAATGCCATTACATTCTACTCTGACAGTAGAGTGGTTTTGGGTTACATCCACAATGAGACGAGACGATTTTATGTGTATGTACATAACAGAGTACAACGCATAAGGAGAACCACCAGTCCAGAGCAATGGAAATATGTCCCAACTAACCAGAACCCGGCTGATCATGGCTCAAGAGCGGTTGCAGCAGGGACTCTGCTACAAACAACATGGTTGTCAGGACCTGCATTCCTGTTGAAAGGAACTGAACTGGAAACTTCCCCTCCATCCTTTGACTTGGTTGAACCTAGCTCTGATGTTGACATCCGCCCACAGATTACATGTCTTACCACAGAGGCTGCCACAGATGGTCTGGACATCAAGCGCTTTGAGAGATTCTCCAGCTGGCGATCACTCACTCGTGCAATTGCAAGGCTTCAGCATGTTGCCAGTTCCTTCAAGAAAGACAGCAACTGTAAAGGATGGCACATTCATGAAGGGCCCTGTCCAAAGGAAGATTTGGACAAAGCGAAGACCATCATCGTTGGTAGTCTGCAACAAATCGCTTTTACAGAAGAACTGGAATGTGTTAAGAAAGGAATGGATATTCGTAAACAAAGCCCACTGTACAACCTGTGTCCTTATATTGACAGTCCTGGCCTTCTCAGGATTGGCGGACGCCTTTCCAATGCTCGCCTTTGTGAAGATGAGATTTGTCCTCTGATTCTCCCTGGACAGAACCACAtcacaactttattaatccaacACTATCATGAACAGGTCCACCATCAAGGGCGTCATATCACTGAGGGTGCCTTAAGAGCTGCTGGTCTGTGGATTATTGGAGGGAAACGCCGTGTCAGTAGCATTCTGCATCATTGCGTTACATGCAGAAGACTTAGAGGGGCTGTAGAGACTCAGAAAATGTCCGATCTACCTGTTGACCGACTCAGTACCGACCCACCTTTCTCCTTTGTTGGTCTGGATGTCTTTGGACCTTGGATGGTTGTGGCACGGCGGACTAGAGGAGGAGTGGCCAGCAACAAACGGTGGGCAGTGCTTTTTACATGTATGAGCACAAGAGCCATACATATTGAAGTCATAGAGTCTATGGACTCCTCAAGCTTCATAAATGCTCTGCGACGGTTCTTCTCCATCAGAGGACCAGCCAAGCAGATACGATCTGACTGTGGAGGAAATTTTGTTGGTGCTTGCAAAGAGCTGCAGATAGAAACAGTAGTCaccaacaaagaaacacagggaTATTTAAGCGACAGCGGATGTAAATGGGTCTTCAATCCACCACACTCATCACATATGGGAGGCAGTTGGGAGCGTCTTATTGGGCTCACAAGACGCATCCTGGACTCCATGCTGTTAAAACTTGGCCCGTCAAAGCTTACCCATGAAGTCTTGACTACATTCATGGCAGAAGTATCGGCTATAGTGAATGCTCGCCCTTTGGTCCCTGTATCCACTGATCCAGACAACCCACTTATCCTGACACCGGCAACACTCCTGACTCAAAAGATCAGTGCACTTCCTCCCCCAAAAGGAGATTTTGATGGCGACAATCTCTATGGCAAGCAGTGGAGGCAAGTCCAAGGTCTGGCCAACACCTTTTGGCATCGCTGGAGGACAGAGTACCTACCCTCTCTGCAAAAACGGAGAAAATGGCAAAAGGAAATACATAATCTTCAAGCTGGAGACATTGTAATACTCAAAGACAAGCAGGTAAAACGAAACTATTGGCCCCTTGGTATTGTGGTCAAGACATTCCCCAGCGCAGATGGCAAGGTGAGGAAGGTCGAAATCAAGACAGCAAACGATGGTTCATTCAAGACCTTTCTACGCCCTGTCTCAGAGACTGTTCTACTCCTCTCCCCAGAGACATTGTAG